tgcgtctttgagtgcgtttttgcctgggacagtaaggtcgtatcgaggtgaaatttgtatgacgtactgaggtcggtggtctcttggcggtgtcaaagttttaagatttgaagtgagggcatcgaggagttagggacgtttatgcagcgtattttgagacgatgagaagagacgcgccgcgccgcctggcccagtaagtgtagtttgctttgatataggaccgtttggcgacgtaaaaaaatactagtttccacagtggaatgaaaggagagtaacggaaagtgtttaatttgcaagtacatcagacgaaaaagtagctttagcgcgagtttgtgtaatccgtttttcggtttgtatttgcgtctttgagtgcgtttttgcctgggacagtaaggtcgtatcgaggtgaaatttgtatgacgtactgaggtcggtggtctcttggcggtgtcaaagttttaagatttgaagtgagggcatcgaggagttagggacgtttatgcagcgtattttgagacgatgagaagagacgcgccgcgccgcctggcccagtaagtgtagtttgctttgatataggaccgtttggcgacgtaaaaaaatactagtttccacagtggaatgaaaggagagtaacggaaagtgtttaatttgcaagtacatcagacgaaaaagtagctttagcgcgagtttgtgtaatccgtttttcggtttgtatttgcgtctttgagtgcgtttttgcctgggacagtaaggtcgtatcgaggtgaaatttgtatgacgtactgaggtcggtggtctcttggcggtgtcaaagttttaagatttgaagtgagggcatcgaggagttagggacgtttatgcagcgtattttgagacgatgagaagagacgcgccgcgccgcctggcccagtaagtgtagtttgctttgatataggaccgtttggcgacgtaaaaaaatactagtttccacagtggaatgaaaggagagtaacggaaagtgtttaatttgcaagtacatcagacgaaaaagtagctttagcgcgagtttgtgtaatccgtttttcggtttgtatttgcgtctttgagtgcgtttttgcctgggacagtaaggtcgtatcgaggtgaaatttgtatgacgtactgaggtcggtggtctcttggcggtgtcaaagttttaagatttgaagtgagggcatcgaggagttagggacgtttatgcagcgtattttgagacgatgagaagagacgcgccgcgccgcctggcccagtaagtgtagtttgctttgatataggaccgtttggcgacgtaaaaaaatactagtttccacagtggaatgaaaggagagtaacggaaagtgtttaatttgcaagtacatcagacgaaaaagtagctttagcgcgagtttgtgtaatccgtttttcggtttgtatttgcgtctttgagtgcgtttttgcctgggacagtaaggtcgtatcgaggtgaaatttgtatgacgtactgaggtcggtggtctcttggcggtgtcaaagttttaagatttgaagtgagggcatcgaggagttagggacgtttatgcagcgtattttgagacgatgagaagagacgcgccgcgccgcctggcccagtaagtgtagtttgctttgatataggaccgtttggcgacgtaaaaaaatactagtttccacagtggaatgaaaggagagtaacggaaagtgtttaatttgcaagtacatcagacgaaaaagtagctttagcgcgagtttgtgtaatccgtttttcggtttgtatttgcgtctttgagtgcgtttttgcctgggacagtaaggtcgtatcgaggtgaaatttgtatgacgtactgaggtcggtggtctcttggcggtgtcaaagttttaagatttgaagtgagggcatcgaggagttagggacgtttatgcagcgtattttgagacgatgagaagagacgcgccgcgccgcctggcccagtaagtgtagtttgctttgatataggaccgtttggcgacgtaaaaaaatactagtttccacagtggaatgaaaggagagtaacggaaagtgtttaatttgcaagtacatcagacgaaaaagtagctttagcgcgagtttgtgtaatccgtttttcggtttgtatttgcgtctttgagtgcgtttttgcctgggacagtaaggtcgtatcgaggtgaaatttgtatgacgtactgaggtcggtggtctcttggcggtgtcaaagttttaagatttgaagtgagggcatcgaggagttagggacgtttatgcagcgtattttgagacgatgagaagagacgcgccgcgccgcctggcccagtaagtgtagtttgctttgatataggaccgtttggcgacgtaaaaaaatactagtttccacagtggaatgaaaggagagtaacggaaagtgtttaatttgcaagtacatcagacgaaaaagtagctttagcgcgagtttgtgtaatccgtttttcggtttgtatttgcgtctttgagtgcgtttttgcctgggacagtaaggtcgtatcgaggtgaaatttgtatgacgtactgaggtcggtggtctcttggcggtgtcaaagttttaagatttgaagtgagggcatcgaggagttagggacgtttatgcagcgtattttgagacgatgagaagagacgcgccgcgccgcctggcccagtaagtgtagtttgctttgatataggaccgtttggcgacgtaaaaaaatactagtttccacagtggaatgaaaggagagtaacggaaagtgtttaatttgcaagtacatcagacgaaaaagtagctttagcgcgagtttgtgtaatccgtttttcggtttgtatttgcgtctttgagtgcgtttttgcctgggacagtaaggtcgtatcgaggtgaaatttgtatgacgtactgaggtcggtggtctcttggcggtgtcaaagttttaagatttgaagtgagggcatcgaggagttagggacgtttatgcagcgtattttgagacgatgagaagagacgcgccgcgccgcctggcccagtaagtgtagtttgctttgatataggaccgtttggcgacgtaaaaaaatactagtttccacagtggaatgaaaggagagtaacggaaagtgtttaatttgcaagtacatcagacgaaaaagtagctttagcgcgagtttgtgtaatccgtttttcggtttgtatttgcgtctttgagtgcgtttttgcctgggacagtaaggtcgtatcgaggtgaaatttgtatgacgtactgaggtcggtggtctcttggcggtgtcaaagttttaagatttgaagtgagggcatcgaggagttagggacgtttatgcagcgtattttgagacgatgagaagagacgcgccgcgccgcctggcccagtaagtgtagtttgctttgatataggaccgtttggcgacgtaaaaaaatactagtttccacagtggaatgaaaggagagtaacggaaagtgtttaatttgcaagtacatcagacgaaaaagtagctttagcgcgagtttgtgtaatccgtttttcggtttgtatttgcgtctttgagtgcgtttttgcctgggacagtaaggtcgtatcgaggtgaaatttgtatgacgtactgaggtcggtggtctcttggcggtgtcaaagttttaagatttgaagtgagggcatcgaggagttagggacgtttatgcagcgtattttgagacgatgagaagagacgcgccgcgccgcctggcccagtaagtgtagtttgctttgatataggaccgtttggcgacgtaaaaaaatactagtttccacagtggaatgaaaggagagtaacggaaagtgtttaatttgcaagtacatcagacgaaaaagtagctttagcgcgagtttgtgtaatccgtttttcggtttgtatttgcgtctttgagtgcgtttttgcctgggacagtaaggtcgtatcgaggtgaaatttgtatgacgtactgaggtcggtggtctcttggcggtgtcaaagttttaagatttgaagtgagggcatcgaggagttagggacgtttatgcagcgtattttgagacgatgagaagagacgcgccgcgccgcctggcccagtaagtgtagtttgctttgatataggaccgtttggcgacgtaaaaaaatactagttcccacagtggaatgaaaggagagtaacggaaagtgtttaatttgcaagtacatcagacgaaaaagtagctttagcgcgagtttatGTAATGTAGGTGACGTGTCGTTTGATTCGTTGACGCATTAGATATTCCGCGCACGGCTTAGTGTACGCGGACCTCTCGCTGTCACTTGGTCGGAGTGGCCGCCTTATAACTGAACTGGGACCAAGCGGAGCGCAGCGGAGTCGCATTGCAAAGTCGCTTGCTAAGTCGGGCGGCCTGGGGGGGGAACAAAATGCATGCTGCCAAGCCGCCATCAGACACCCCAGCCCCCAAGCAGGTGGGCGGCACAGGCGGCAGTGTGCACTTGGTCGCCACCAATTATATTAGGGGCGCTTCACCCCCGCCTGACACGCCGCACTCTTATCGGATTTCCTGTTCTTAATTCTCTCCTGGAAACTTTCTGACTGCTGCCTCACATCACTGATTGTTGTTTAGTTATTTTTATGCACTCCAATTGACtgcgatttttgtgtgtgtgtttgatctgTAAATTTCTGTTTTGCCTGCTAAGTCGGGAAGCTAGCTCATCCTTGGAATCGCACCACGGCATATCGGCTGCGAGCTGCGAATTCCTACGAATGACGGGCCGCATTTTGTgccccttaacccccccccccacttcccctaTCGCAATACTGGACCGCGCTTTCCGGCGCATTCCGTCCTTGGCGTACAATGTGTCGGCTGCCCTGTGTCCCACGCTCTTcacactttcctttttttttttgttgttacagTCTATAGAAATCCCTCCACGTTTTCGGCAGGCACTTCATCTGTAACACTATGTTATGTGAATGGGCGGCACAAGTTGCAGCGTTGATTTATGCGGCATTAGGCATGTCTAGCAGTACTGGTACGTCTGTTTCGCATCTACTGTATTACGGAGGATATCttgccttcgattctcttctgacaaCTTGTTAATTGGCGCCACACAGCACAGCTTATGGTACTGATTATTGTAATGCTCCAGTTGTCAGGAATTTCGATGCACCTGTTTGATCTGTACATTCCTGTTGTTGTCTTGACAGACAGCATGACTGATATTAGCCGCCACACCGACGAGTGTCTTTTATTCCAGCCACCATGTGGCTCGACTACCATTCTACACTTTGGTTTCCCCACTTTATTATTCAGTAGCGCCTACTGTTGTGGAAGTTCTTCCTTCTTGCCTCACCTCAGACTTAGTGCTTGTTTTCACCTTTTGAGTCTCCAGTTCACTGCCTGTACAGCGTTTTCGTGTGTTctcaaatgtagtaaacataccatCTAcacactatgtatttatatatttatatatatttttctctaTCCTCCTCCATTCACTTTACACTTATATTACCTGTTTCTTTCGATCCTTCCTCATTTCTCTCCGTCGTTTCCTCTTTGCCCGATACATCCTCCCTCTTCTCACCAtggcttccttctcctcctctcatCCTTACCCATATTACTATCCTCTTCAACTCTCTCAAACATACTTTCCTCatacactccctccctccctccctccctcccttctttctACAAACTGCTTTTTCTCCTCCCCATCTCTTTTTTTCCGCATTACAGCATGCAAAGCAGTCTATTCAAGTTCTGTGGTTAATACACACAACTCCGCTGCAAAAGCATCTGTTACTGAACTTGCAAGAGATAGCTTGCATGGAGGAGTGACTGCTTACGCAAAACTTACTCTGCACATTTGAGATACTGTACATGCAAGAGTTGCAGCACACACTATTCATGTTCTATCAGCGAAAACTGCTAAACGTGAAATCCTTCCTATTCATATCAGTATATCTGTACTTGCAAGTGTTACTGTATGCAGAAAGGttgctgcaaatgaaacagttaCTGAATGTACAATAGGTATGGCACTACAAGGTTAAACACATGGTCTACTACCcttgcaagttgtgctgtcctctcaaggtgtgctgtcctcttgagctgtcctctctagttgagctatcctctcaagttgagctgtcctctccagttgagcagtcctctcaagttgagctgtcctctcaagttgagctgtcctctcaagttgagctgtcctctcaagttgtgctgtcctctcaagttgtgctgtcctctcaagttgagctgtcctctcaagttgagctgtcctctccagttgagcagtcctctcaagttgagctgtcctcgcaagctctgctgtccttccaagctgtgctgtccacgcaagctgtactgtcctcgcaagctgtgatgtcctcgcaagctgtgctgtcctcgcaagctgtgctgtcctcgcaacctgtgctgtcctcgcaacctgtgctgtcctcgcaagctgtgctgtcctagcaagttgagctgtcctctcaagtagtgctgtcctctcaagttgagctgtcctctcaagttgagctgtcctctcaagttgagcagtcctctccagttgagcagtcctctcaagttgagctgtcctctcaagttgagctgtcctctccagttgagcagtcctctccagttgagcagtcctctcaagttgagctgtcctcgcaagctctgctgtccttccaagctgtgctgtccgcgcaagctgtactgtcctcgcaagctgtgctgtcctcgcaagctgtgttgtcctcacaacctgtgctgcttcgtaagccgtgctgtcctcgcaagccatgcagaCCTCGCAAgcggtgccgtcctcgcaagccgtgatgtcctcgcaagccatgctgtcatgctgtcctcgcaagctgtgctgtccttgcgagctttgctgtcctcgcaagctgtgctgtcctcgcaagttgtgctgtcctcgcaagttgtgctgtcctctcaagttgtgctgtcctctcaagttgagctgtcctctcaaattgagctgtcctctcaggttgagctatcctctcaagtaaagctgtcttcttaagttgagctgtcctctcaagttgagctgtcctctcaagtagagctgtcctcgcaagttgagctgtcctctcaagttgagctgtcctctcaagtagagctgtcctcacaagctgtgctgtcctcgcaagctgtgctgtcctctcaagttgagctgtcctctcaagtaaagatgtcttcttaagttgagctgtcctctctagatgtgctgtcctctcaagttgagctgtcctctcaaattgagctgtcctctcaggttgagctgtcctctcaagtaaagctgccttcttaagttgagctgtcttctcaagttgagctgtcctctcaagtagagctgtcctcacaagctgtgctgtcctcgcaagttgagccgtcctctcaagttgagctgtcctctcaagttgagctgtcctctctagatgagctgtcctctcaagttgagctgtcctctcaaattgagctgtcctctcaagttgagctatcctctcaacttgagctgtcctctctacttgagctgtcctctcaagttgagctgtcctctcaagttgagctgacctctcaagttgagctgtcctctcaaaatGAGctctcttctcaagttgagctgtccactctagatgagctgtcctcacaagttgagctgtcctctcgagctgtcctctcagtttgagctgtcctctcaagtaaagctgtcttctcaagttgagctgtcctctcaacttgagcagtcctctcaagttaagctgtcctcgcaagctgtgctgtccttgcaagctaaactgtcctcccaacctctgttgtcctcgcaagccgtgctgtcctcgctagccgtgctgtcctcagaagccgtgctgtcctcgcaagctttgctgtcctcgcaagctgtgctgtcctcgcaacctgtgctgtcctcggaagctgtgctgtcctcgcaagctgtgctgtcctcgcaagttgagctgtcctctcaagtagtgctgtcctctcaagttgagctgtcctctcaagttgagctgtcctctcaagttgagctgtcctctcatgttgagctgtcctctcaagttgagctgtcctctcaagttgtgctgtcctttcaagttgtgctgtcctctcaagttgagctgtcctctccagttgagcagtcctctcaagttgagctgtcctcgcaagctctgctgtccttccaagctgtgctgtccgcgctagctgtactgtcctcgcaaactgtgaagtcctcgcaagctgtgctgtcctcgcaagctgggctgtcctcacaacctgtgctgcttcgcaagccgtgctgtcctcgcaagccatgcagaCCTCGCAAgcggtgccgtcctcgcaagccgtgctgtcctcgcaagccatgctgtcctcgcaagctgtgctgtccttgcgagctttgctgtcctcgcaagctgtgctgtcctcgcaagttgtgctgtcctcgcaagttgtgctgtcctctcaagttgtgctgtcctctcaagttgagctgtcctctcacattgagctgtcctctcaggttgagctgtcctctcaagtaaagctgtcttcttaagttgagctgtcctctcaagttgagctgtcctctcaagtagagctgtcctcgcaagttgagctgtcctctcaagttgagctgtcctctcaagtagagctgtcctcacaagctgtgctgtcctcgcaagctgtgctgtcctctcaagttgagctgtactctcaagtAAAGATGacttcttaagttgagctgtcctctctagatgagctgtcctctcaagttgagctgtcctctcaaattgagctgtcctctcaggttgagctgtcctctcaagtaaagctgccttcttaagttgagctgtcttctcaagttgagctgtcctctcaagtagagctatcctcacaagctgtgctgtcctcgcaagttgagctgtcctctcaagttgagctgtcctctcaagttgagctgtcctctcaagttgagctgtcctctctagatgagctgtcctctcaagttgagctgtcctctcaaattgagctgtcctctcaagttgagctgtcctctcaaattgagctgtcctctcaggttgagctgtcctctcaggtaaagctgtcttcttaagttgagctgtcctctcaagttgggctgtcctctcaagtagagctgtcctcgcaagctgtgctgtcctcgcaagctgtgccgtcctcgcaagctgtgctgtcctcgcaagctgtgctgtcctcgcaagctgtgctgtcctcgcaagctgt
The nucleotide sequence above comes from Schistocerca americana isolate TAMUIC-IGC-003095 unplaced genomic scaffold, iqSchAmer2.1 HiC_scaffold_650, whole genome shotgun sequence. Encoded proteins:
- the LOC124588700 gene encoding uncharacterized protein LOC124588700, producing the protein MACEDITACEDGTACEVCMACEDSTAYEAAQHSLEGQQSLRGQLNLRGLLNWRGLLNWRGQLNLRGQLNLRGQLNLRGQLERTAHLERTDLLERTALLERTAQLERTAQLERTAQLPRTAKLARKHSLREQHGLRGQHSLRGWLSLRGKHSLRGQHGLRGQFNLRGQLNLRGQLSLRGQLNLSRQLNLSGQLNLRRQLNLRGQLNLRGQLNLRGQLNLRGQLNLRGQLNVTAQLERTAQLGRTAQLERTAQLERTAQLERGTELERAAQLETTAQLARTAQLARTPQLARTAQLARTAQLARTAQLARRERLVRTAQVARTAQLARTAQLARTAQLARTAQLARTAQLAKTAQLARKAQVARTPQLERTAQLERKAQLEKTAELERTAQLERTAQLERTAQLEKTAQFARTAKLARTAKFARTAQLARTARLLRTARLARTARLARTAEVGRTAQLARTARLVRTAQLVRTAQLVRTALLVRTAQLAGTAQIARTAQLARTLQLVRTAQLERTTQHERTARLERTAQLEKTAHLEKTAKLARTAKLARTAKLTRTAWLLTTARLARTARLARTTELRGQLNLRRQLYLRGQLNLRGQLERTAQLVRTAHLEWTALLEKRAQLERTAQLERTAQLERTAQLVRIAQLARTAQFASTAQLARTAQLARTAQLARTAQLARTAQLARTAQLARTAQLARTALLERTAQLERTAQLKKTALPERTAQPERTAQFERTAQLERTAQFERTAQLERTAHLERTAQLERTAQLERTAQLERTAQLARTAQLVRIALLERTAQLEKTAQLKKAALLERTAQPERTAQFERTAQLERTAHLERTAQLKKSSLLESTAQLERTAQLARTAQLVRTALLERTAQLERTAQLARTALLERTAQLERTAQLKKTALLERTAQPERTAQSCEDSKARKDSTACEDSMACEDSTACEDGTACEVCMACEDSTACEAAQVVRTAQLARTAQLARTSQFARTVQLARTAQLGRTAELARTAQLERTAQLERTAQLERTAQLERTAQLERTAQLERTAQHERTAQLERTAQLERTAQLERTALLERTAQLARTAQLARTAQLPRTAQVARTAQLARTAKLARTARLLRTARLARTARLARTTELNLRGLLKLRGQLNLRRQLYLRGQLKLRGQLERTAQLVRTAHLEWTAQLEKRAHFERTAQLERSAQLERTAQLERTAQVERTAQVERIAQLERTAQFERTAQLERTAHLERTAQLERTAQLERTAQLARTAQLVRTALLERTAQLEKTAQLKKAALLERTAQPERTAQFERTAQLERTAHLERTAQLKKTSLLERTAQLERTAQLARTAQLVRTALLERTAQLERTAQLARTALLERTAQLERTAQLKKTALLERIAQPERTAQFERTAQLERTAQLERTAQLARTAQLARTAQLARTAKLARTAQLARTA